The following are encoded together in the Zingiber officinale cultivar Zhangliang chromosome 8A, Zo_v1.1, whole genome shotgun sequence genome:
- the LOC122012495 gene encoding uncharacterized protein LOC122012495 encodes MATDEQQITLTVFVNKTKNCVAFVESDLDFVDALLSFLTLPVGTVVHLLNKQSSLGCFDKLYQGVDQLDMKYLVTATCKSMLTNPVNSSGLKCQKLRINIDEMGELYACIYESCANRKFSYYSSAKCVCGGGMHKAISHDLKQYYVNYEELQGVFVKGDKFAVTDALSIASIEDAMSSDDWGYGDWSNMEERLVKIDRAQVLDILKRSLISDTPLTDVLLQNGEDTAPKLSVPPIGKTGAIKVFDKEKKIYRIKLALTRNKVLYAVSSQDLVDVIFSFLTFPLGTLKKHLGSRFPIGCLNNLYGSAERLASSGYVVAGCEERLLNPKLAPYFNCKDQVIGVEEEQQDVYYACSSCCKLSATSYVCIEHLKGGEAQQQELIDCKGHPGQSESSYGSYCKELMYMISDELVVTPLSLTGAVLLRKEFCEPVKMAELGIGEAEALDLLSVALSSKTALTDAFFARANFGG; translated from the exons ATGGCCACTGATGAGCAGCAAATCACCCTCACAGTCTTTGTGAACAAGACCAAGAACTGCGTAGCTTTTGTCGAATCGGACTTGGATTTCGTAGATGCTCTCCTCAGCTTCCTCACGCTGCCTGTTGGCACCGTCGTCCATCTTCTCAACAAGCAGTCGTCGTTGGGTTGCTTCGATAAGCTTTATCAAGGCGTCGACCAGCTTGATATGAAATACCTGGTGACGGCAACCTGTAAATCGATGCTGACGAATCCAGTGAATTCATCTGGACTGAAGTGCCAGAAACTTAGGATTAACATCGATGAAATGGGAGAGTTATATGCTTGCATATACGAGTCCTGCGCTAATCGTAAGTTCAGCTATTATTCAAGTGCCAAATGCGTGTGTGGCGGCGGAATGCACAAGGCAATTAGTCATGATCTGAAACAATATTATGTTAATTATGAAGAACTTCAGGGGGTATTCGTCAAGGGGGATAAATTTGCTGTTACAGATGCTCTTTCCATAGCTTCGATTGAGGACGCCATGTCTTCCGACGACTGGGGCTACGGAGACTGGAGTAACATGGAGGAGAGATTAGTGAAGATTGATCGTGCGCAG GTTTTGGATATTCTTAAACGATCCCTTATTTCCGACACTCCGCTAACTGATGTTTTGTTGCAAAATGGAGAAGACACCGCGCCCAAGCTTTCAGTTCCTCCAATAGGAAAAACAGGTGCAATTAAGGTGTTTGATAAGGAGAAAAAGATTTACAGAATCAAGCTGGCTCTCACGCGGAACAAAGTGTTGTATGCTGTATCGAGCCAAGACCTTGTTGATGTAATTTTCAGTTTCCTCACATTCCCGTTGGGTACTTTGAAGAAGCACTTGGGCAGTCGATTTCCGATTGGATGTCTGAATAACTTGTATGGTAGTGCTGAGCGTTTGGCTTCCTCAGGCTACGTGGTTGCAGGCTGTGAAGAGAGACTGCTTAATCCCAAGCTCGCACCGTATTTCAACTGCAAGGATCAAGTCATTGGAGTGGAGGAGGAGCAGCAAGATGTCTACTATGCGTGTTCCTCCTGCTGCAAACTAAGCGCAACGAGCTATGTCTGCATTGAACATTTAAAGGGAGGTGAAGCACAACAGCAAGAGCTTATAGATTGTAAAGGGCATCCCGGACAGTCAGAGTCTTCGTATGGAAGCTATTGCAAGGAATTGATGTACATGATCAGCGACGAACTTGTCGTCACTCCACTATCCTTAACAGGGGCCGTTTTGCTTCGCAAGGAATTCTGTGAACCGGTCAAGATGGCAGAGTTGGGCATTGGTGAAGCAGAG GCTCTTGATTTGCTTAGCGTTGCTTTGTCGTCCAAGACAGCACTAACGGATGCCTTTTTCGCAAGAGCTAACTTCGGTGGATGA
- the LOC122011135 gene encoding zinc finger MYM-type protein 1-like, translated as MGTVNSCHNEARIQFEAFQDQRHSVENILRVHSRDMEIDYRTRLTAMLDVTRFLLKQGLPFRGHDESTSSSNREITLAIINDIGDKFFSLMVDEARDSSVKEHMGVVLRYVNKEGCVIERFLAVVHVPDTSSHSLKMAIDTLFVQHGLSLSRLRGQGYDGASNMRGEFNGLKSLILQENPFAMYVHCFSHQLQLVLVAVAHDNFTVSEFFGYITMIVNISGASCKRRDQLRKIQHDKIIAELESGEITSGKGKNQETSLARPGDTRWGSHYLTLLRLCSMWSSVIEVLGNIHDDASYSANKGVAAGLIEKMESYQFVFVLHLMKYILGITNELSLSLQQGDQNIVQAMSLVRSVKCRLQDFREDGWQIILEQVNTFCELNMIPILDMEDNMLTRGHGRRRGQLITNFHHYRVEIFCQVVDLIIQEMNNRFSEVSTDLLGCISCLHPRNSFSQFDVHKLIHLADFYPEDFCEIG; from the exons ATGGGGACTGTGAATAGCTGTCACAATGAAGCTAGAATACAATTTGAGGCTTTTCAAGATCAAAGGCATAGTGTGGAGAATATTTTACGAGTACATAGTCGCGATATGGAAATTGATTATCGCACTCGTTTAACAGCAATGTTGGATGTGACACGCTTTTTATTGAAGCAGGGGTTACCTTTTCGAGGACACGATGAGTCAACTAGTTCTTCAAATAGAG AGATCACACTTGCTATAATCAATGATATTGGAGATAAATTCTTTTCTTTGATGGTTGATGAGGCTCGGGACAGTTCAGTGAAGGAGCATATGGGAGTTGTTTTGAGGTATGTGAATAAAGAAGGATGTGTGATTGAACGATTTCTTGCGGTTGTGCATGTGCCTGACACTAGTTCTCATTCTTTGAAAATGGCTATTGATACTTTATTTGTGCAACATGGTTTATCATTATCTAGATTGAGAGGCCAAGGATATGATGGAGCTTCAAATATGCGTGGCGAGTTTAATGGATTGAAATCCCTAATACTACAAGAAAATCCATTTGCAATGTATGTTCATTGTTTCTCTCATCAGCTCCAATTAGTTCTTGttgctgttgcccatgacaattTTACTGTGAGTGAATTTTTTGGGTATATAACCATGATTGTGAATATATCTGGAGcatcttgtaagaggagagatcaaCTTAGAAAGATTCAACATGATAAGATAATTGCTGAATTGGAAAGTGGAGAAATTACTAgtggaaaaggaaaaaatcaagaaACTAGTTTAGCAAGACCTGGAGATACTCGTTGGGGATCACACTACTTAACATTACTTCGTTTATGCTCTATGTGGTCTTCAGTGATAGAAGTGTTAGGAAATATACATGATGATGCTTCTTATTCTGCGAATAAAGGTGTTGCCGCAGGTTTAATTGAAAAGATGGAGAGTTATCAATTTGTTTTTGTGTTACATTTGATGAAGTATATATTGGGAATTACAAATGAGTTATCACTTTCCCTACAACAAGGGGATCAAAATATTGTTCAAGCCATGTCCTTGGTTAGAAGTGTGAAATGTCGACTACAAGACTTCAGGGAAGATGGATGGCAGATAATTTTAGAACAAGTTAACACATTTTGTGAATTGAATATGATTCCAATACTTGATATGGAGGACAACATGCTAACTCGTGGTCATGGTAGGCGTAGAGGGCAACTCATCACCAATTTTCATCATTATCGTGTGGAGATTTTTTGtcag GTTGTTGATTTAATTATACAAGAGATGAATAATCGATTTTCAGAAGTTAGTACGGATTTGCTTGGTTGCATATCATGTCTTCATCCAAGAAATTCTTTCTCTCAATTTGATGTTCACAAACTCATCCATCTTGCTGATTTTTATCCCGAGGACTTCTGTG AAATTGGTTGA